Proteins co-encoded in one Deltaproteobacteria bacterium genomic window:
- a CDS encoding DUF86 domain-containing protein: MSPPLEREAIFPRLDGIKKNLKKLGELAALSPEGFRAEDPYALAQHHLRLALEGIFHIGSHILSRLPGGRAVEYKEIARKLGDLGVVPHDFAERALVPMAGLRNILVHQYSDLDAARLHTIIRQHRGDIDTFLRHIKTLLQHPDRLGLRVE, from the coding sequence ATGAGCCCACCACTGGAACGCGAGGCCATCTTTCCCCGCTTGGATGGCATCAAAAAGAATCTGAAGAAGCTGGGAGAACTCGCTGCGCTGAGCCCTGAGGGCTTTCGCGCCGAAGATCCCTATGCCCTCGCGCAGCACCACTTGCGTCTCGCGTTGGAAGGAATTTTTCATATCGGCTCGCATATCTTGTCACGCCTCCCGGGAGGACGCGCGGTCGAATATAAGGAAATCGCCCGCAAATTGGGAGACCTCGGCGTCGTCCCGCACGATTTCGCGGAGCGCGCGTTAGTCCCAATGGCGGGCTTGCGGAATATCCTGGTGCATCAATATTCCGATCTCGACGCGGCCCGTCTCCACACCATCATTCGGCAACACCGCGGCGACATCGACACCTTCTTGCGGCATATCAAGACATTGCTCCAGCATCCGGATCGCTTGGGATTGCGGGTGGAATGA
- a CDS encoding nucleotidyltransferase domain-containing protein — translation MEQVVTISAAHQAQIEELGITALYLFGSRATGHATARSDYDYAVLLPQTGHARGDELYQSLYEILTECSPRTLQNDVIDIVFLRDAPLELQCHVIRYGLLLLDTEPSPRLRFETETLLRYCDYRPILDQFDRTILQSL, via the coding sequence ATGGAGCAGGTCGTCACAATATCAGCCGCACATCAGGCACAGATCGAGGAGTTGGGCATCACTGCGCTGTATCTCTTTGGTTCCCGCGCCACGGGGCATGCCACGGCACGATCGGATTACGACTACGCCGTCTTGTTGCCGCAGACAGGCCATGCACGCGGGGACGAGTTGTATCAGTCGCTGTATGAAATCTTGACCGAGTGTTCACCGCGCACCCTGCAGAACGACGTGATCGACATCGTGTTCTTGCGCGATGCCCCGTTGGAATTGCAGTGCCATGTGATTCGGTACGGCCTGCTCCTTTTAGACACGGAACCGTCGCCACGACTCCGATTTGAAACGGAGACATTGTTGCGCTACTGCGACTATCGTCCCATCCTGGATCAATTCGATCGCACGATTTTACAATCTCTATGA
- a CDS encoding DUF4215 domain-containing protein, with the protein MMQRDRLALVCGVAAILAGLGWQPRAEAAVIPVAAGATAENLGDGTCSLIEAINEANITGAAGGDCAAGSAGTGAEGLDSITLEPGSIYSLSAVYGDDADGPNGLPPIQSSIIIEGNSATLVRSFADGTPAFRFFLVTTDGRLTLRDQLLVHGDAGDGGNVGGAIYVKGPTPELTIEGSEISANSAKAGGAIYFSNLGGAGQLTISNSQFNANTAAEGEGGALYLNANETAVVIEDARFQNNSCLANGGAISAGGITSLHIDRATFQDNSAANVGGALSLSQVDSATIVRTTLQGNTAFAGGALYLVSIPITIANSTLTKNAASFWGGAVTANGDTEVTLVHSTVAANTAVQFAGGYVGTVIKVQNSIVSGNTADGSAPNCYTQTTSLGHNIIGDTSGGCSEGWVESDLINVDPQLGALTDDFTTPGAGHFPLSAASPAIDTADTTACVVQPDGTDLTSDQLGQARYGPCDIGAVEFGACGDGILQLSVESCDDGNTTDGDGCSSLCKGESCGDGIVQLGEACDDGNGDNNDACLNACVAAACGDNVTQTDVEECDLGFLNSDTSSACTAQCKTAVCGDGLTYETFESCDDANQVNDDSCNNQCVNAFCGDGIVQAVEGETCEDGNNQNDDGCSNACLLPVCGNDVVEFGEVCDDGNLINTDGCLATCQAAQCGDGAVQAGVEACDDGNLLNGDGCQKDCARLEVCGDGVPDPQEACDDGNALDGDGCAANCIVETVPEPVDDGDDEGGDGDSDEGDGGSDGDDATPTDTADDSTPDDTGDSDVTPPTDDAEPATTGAASAEDAAEVAPVAASETAASEDGTSEAAGTADAPTTPVVASDVPSPETGGTTDTAAAAEADTGGGCSLILP; encoded by the coding sequence GAGAACTTGGGCGATGGAACGTGTTCGCTGATCGAGGCGATCAACGAAGCCAATATCACCGGAGCGGCCGGAGGCGATTGCGCGGCGGGGAGCGCCGGTACCGGGGCCGAGGGACTCGATTCCATCACACTGGAGCCGGGGAGCATCTACTCGTTGTCTGCCGTCTACGGCGACGACGCTGACGGTCCGAACGGTCTACCGCCGATTCAGAGTTCGATCATCATCGAAGGGAATAGCGCAACGCTCGTGCGTTCCTTTGCGGACGGGACACCGGCATTTCGTTTCTTTCTTGTCACCACGGATGGTCGTTTAACGCTGCGCGATCAGCTGCTCGTGCATGGCGATGCTGGGGACGGCGGCAATGTTGGCGGGGCGATCTATGTCAAGGGGCCGACACCAGAGTTGACGATCGAGGGGTCGGAAATCTCCGCCAATTCGGCCAAGGCCGGTGGTGCGATTTATTTTTCGAACTTGGGAGGCGCAGGCCAGTTGACGATTTCGAATTCGCAATTCAATGCCAATACGGCTGCGGAAGGCGAGGGTGGCGCGCTCTATCTCAATGCCAATGAGACTGCCGTGGTTATTGAAGACGCTCGGTTTCAGAATAATAGCTGCCTCGCCAATGGCGGAGCCATCTCGGCCGGAGGCATTACTTCGCTACACATCGATCGGGCCACGTTTCAAGACAACAGCGCCGCGAATGTCGGGGGCGCCCTCTCGTTGAGCCAAGTGGATAGCGCCACGATAGTGCGCACGACGTTGCAAGGGAATACGGCCTTTGCCGGTGGAGCCCTCTATCTGGTCTCCATCCCCATCACCATTGCGAACTCCACGCTGACAAAAAATGCGGCCAGTTTTTGGGGGGGTGCCGTGACGGCGAACGGTGACACGGAGGTCACGCTCGTGCACAGCACCGTGGCCGCGAATACGGCCGTGCAGTTCGCGGGGGGATATGTTGGCACCGTGATCAAGGTCCAAAATTCCATCGTGAGCGGGAATACGGCGGATGGATCGGCCCCGAACTGCTACACCCAAACGACGTCGCTCGGTCACAATATCATCGGCGACACCAGTGGCGGATGCTCGGAAGGCTGGGTCGAAAGCGATTTGATTAATGTCGATCCGCAGCTGGGTGCGCTTACTGACGACTTCACGACTCCCGGGGCGGGGCACTTTCCGTTGAGCGCCGCGAGCCCCGCGATCGATACCGCCGATACGACGGCCTGTGTCGTGCAGCCGGACGGGACCGATTTGACTAGCGACCAATTGGGCCAAGCGCGCTACGGCCCCTGCGACATCGGCGCCGTGGAATTCGGGGCCTGCGGCGATGGTATCTTGCAGTTGTCGGTGGAATCCTGCGACGACGGGAACACGACGGACGGGGACGGCTGTTCCAGCTTGTGCAAGGGCGAGAGTTGCGGCGACGGAATCGTGCAGCTCGGCGAGGCGTGCGATGACGGCAACGGCGACAACAACGATGCGTGTCTCAATGCTTGTGTCGCGGCTGCATGTGGCGACAACGTGACACAAACGGATGTCGAGGAGTGCGACCTTGGTTTCTTGAACAGCGATACGAGCAGCGCCTGCACCGCTCAATGTAAAACGGCGGTCTGTGGTGACGGACTGACCTACGAAACCTTCGAATCCTGCGATGACGCGAATCAGGTGAATGACGACAGTTGCAATAATCAATGTGTCAATGCGTTCTGCGGCGATGGGATCGTGCAAGCGGTGGAAGGCGAGACGTGCGAGGATGGCAATAACCAGAATGACGACGGTTGCAGTAACGCGTGTCTGCTCCCGGTTTGCGGCAACGACGTCGTGGAGTTCGGCGAAGTGTGTGACGACGGAAATCTCATCAATACAGATGGATGTCTTGCCACCTGCCAAGCCGCGCAATGCGGAGACGGCGCCGTGCAAGCGGGCGTGGAGGCCTGCGACGATGGGAATCTCCTGAACGGCGATGGCTGTCAAAAGGATTGTGCGCGGCTCGAAGTGTGCGGCGATGGGGTGCCGGATCCGCAAGAGGCCTGCGACGATGGGAATGCGCTCGATGGCGATGGCTGTGCGGCGAATTGCATTGTTGAAACAGTGCCTGAGCCGGTCGATGACGGAGATGATGAAGGCGGAGATGGTGACAGCGACGAGGGCGACGGCGGTAGTGACGGAGATGACGCGACACCAACGGATACCGCTGACGATTCGACGCCGGACGACACCGGCGACAGTGATGTGACTCCACCGACAGACGACGCGGAGCCGGCAACGACCGGCGCAGCCAGTGCCGAGGACGCCGCAGAAGTCGCGCCGGTGGCGGCTAGTGAGACCGCAGCAAGTGAAGACGGCACGTCGGAAGCGGCGGGCACCGCTGATGCCCCCACGACCCCAGTCGTCGCAAGTGATGTCCCATCCCCCGAAACAGGCGGCACCACCGACACGGCGGCCGCCGCCGAGGCCGACACCGGTGGGGGATGTAGTTTGATCCTTCCATAA
- a CDS encoding MBL fold metallo-hydrolase has translation MQIGPYQIQTIEAGVFALDGGAMFGIVPRPLWEKKITPDARHRIEMRTRCLLVRGAVAGRQKVILIDTGMGTKWDAKGIDIYRVETAQFDLLRGLQDTGVAPEQVTDVILTHLHFDHAGGATRRAANGGIVPTFPRATYYVQQSHLDWSGRPTEKDRGSFMPPDFEPLLAAKQLVALDGPTELFPGIALRLSQGHTTGLQHPLISDGQTTLFYCADLIPTSLHVPVPWVMAYDIRPLVTIAEKQTILAEAVANGWILVFEHCPLIGTGTIIKTEKGYALGNAVAC, from the coding sequence ATGCAGATTGGGCCGTATCAGATTCAGACTATCGAAGCGGGCGTGTTTGCGTTGGATGGGGGCGCGATGTTTGGGATCGTGCCGCGGCCGTTGTGGGAAAAGAAGATCACGCCCGACGCGCGGCATCGGATCGAAATGCGGACGAGGTGTCTGCTGGTGCGCGGCGCAGTGGCGGGGCGGCAAAAAGTCATCCTGATCGACACCGGGATGGGAACGAAGTGGGACGCGAAGGGGATCGACATCTATCGCGTCGAGACCGCGCAATTTGACTTGTTGCGCGGGTTGCAGGACACAGGCGTCGCGCCGGAACAGGTCACCGATGTCATCCTGACCCACTTACATTTCGATCACGCGGGTGGGGCCACGAGACGCGCCGCGAATGGCGGGATTGTTCCGACGTTTCCTCGCGCCACGTATTACGTCCAACAATCGCATCTCGATTGGTCGGGCCGCCCGACGGAGAAAGATCGCGGCAGCTTCATGCCCCCCGACTTTGAACCGCTCCTCGCGGCCAAACAGTTGGTCGCACTCGATGGTCCGACGGAACTCTTTCCCGGGATTGCGTTGCGGCTCTCGCAAGGCCATACCACCGGACTGCAACATCCGCTGATCAGCGACGGCCAGACGACGCTATTTTACTGCGCCGACTTAATCCCCACGTCGCTCCACGTCCCGGTCCCGTGGGTGATGGCATACGACATTCGGCCGCTGGTCACGATCGCAGAAAAACAGACCATCCTGGCCGAGGCCGTAGCTAACGGTTGGATCTTGGTCTTCGAACATTGTCCGCTGATCGGCACCGGCACCATCATCAAGACCGAAAAGGGATATGCACTTGGGAACGCCGTCGCATGCTGA
- a CDS encoding YqgE/AlgH family protein yields the protein MLDLKEFSPCLLIAMPQLADPNFHRTVVLLAEFRPGGSYGVVINRPLEQTLGAVQSNDVELAPQYQTAPLWFGGPVNPRQALLISNLRPGAEDELPEFDDTSSSWTDSDADGAGILLLGNGLALANGKAMLVDYSCDLLGDIFKVVAGYAGWAGQQLDEELRAGSWLIAPMDKDLIFSAPDTMWDRALRTLGVDPVTLQAPPSSVHH from the coding sequence ATGCTTGATCTGAAAGAATTTTCTCCGTGCCTGCTCATCGCCATGCCCCAACTCGCCGACCCGAACTTTCATCGCACGGTCGTGTTGTTGGCGGAGTTCCGGCCGGGGGGTTCCTACGGAGTCGTGATCAACCGTCCGTTGGAACAGACGCTCGGCGCAGTCCAATCCAACGACGTCGAACTCGCTCCGCAATATCAAACCGCGCCGCTCTGGTTCGGCGGCCCCGTCAATCCACGCCAGGCATTGCTCATTTCGAACCTGCGCCCCGGCGCGGAAGACGAACTTCCGGAGTTCGATGACACTTCGTCCAGCTGGACCGACAGCGACGCCGACGGCGCCGGGATCTTGCTGCTCGGCAACGGCCTGGCGCTCGCGAACGGCAAGGCGATGCTGGTCGATTACAGCTGCGATCTTTTGGGCGATATTTTTAAAGTCGTGGCCGGATATGCCGGTTGGGCTGGCCAACAACTCGACGAAGAACTCCGCGCCGGGAGTTGGCTGATCGCCCCGATGGACAAAGACCTGATCTTCTCTGCCCCAGACACCATGTGGGACCGCGCACTGCGCACCCTCGGCGTCGACCCCGTCACGCTCCAAGCCCCACCCAGCAGCGTACACCATTAG
- a CDS encoding Na+:solute symporter has translation MDHVVTLARLDYAVIIAYVLICIWIGFVHSRKASSSIKEYFLGGRSMPWWLIGTSMAATNFSIDTPLAITKYVYQEGIGGVWFHWASAISAILATFFFAALWRRSEVMTDVEFVERRYSGKPAAFLRVFKGCYFGLIINCFVMGWVLAASIKVLTGLTDLPLTAVIVISTGLVAFYTFASGFHGAVWTDFAQYGIALVGCSMLAFFSVREVGGISELLTQLNTKFGADSGITNFVPRLSDSAWMPLSVFLVYICMQWWAHKYSDGGGKHIQRMAAAKDEKNAVYATFFFAIMNYAFQVWPWILTALCALVIYGREVADPEMTYVWMIGRQMPAGMLGVMFVTMLAAYMSTMSTHINLGGSYFVNDIYKRFITPQASEQHYVRVARISSLVLLVLAVIIAMQIKSVGNAWKFVLAFASGAGLTYVMRWLWWRVNAWTEVTAMTVSGAVDLWVEATHPKWLYSTKLMVIVGITTVAWLIVTYLTKPVDDATLVQFVKDVQPGTPGWRRIYDKYNIPYVPYGRRSLVNFLAGVTFFFATNFGMGAVLLQDYGKGVAMLAVAAVLFSFLMHRVQHDAQARQTMAATVDAAREMKRRAIGKR, from the coding sequence ATGGATCATGTCGTCACCTTGGCGCGACTCGATTACGCCGTGATTATCGCGTACGTGCTGATTTGTATTTGGATCGGATTTGTCCACTCGCGGAAGGCCTCCAGCAGTATCAAAGAATATTTCCTCGGCGGCCGCAGTATGCCGTGGTGGCTGATCGGCACGTCGATGGCCGCGACGAATTTCTCGATCGATACGCCGCTCGCGATCACGAAATATGTCTATCAAGAAGGGATCGGCGGGGTCTGGTTCCATTGGGCCTCGGCGATCTCGGCCATTCTGGCGACCTTTTTCTTCGCGGCGCTGTGGCGCCGCTCCGAAGTGATGACCGATGTCGAATTCGTGGAACGCCGCTACAGCGGGAAGCCGGCCGCGTTTCTTCGCGTATTCAAAGGCTGTTACTTCGGACTCATCATTAATTGCTTCGTGATGGGCTGGGTGTTGGCTGCCAGTATTAAGGTGCTGACCGGCTTGACCGATCTCCCGCTCACGGCCGTGATCGTGATCTCCACCGGACTCGTGGCGTTCTATACGTTTGCCAGCGGATTCCACGGCGCCGTCTGGACCGACTTCGCCCAGTACGGGATCGCGCTAGTCGGCTGCAGCATGCTCGCCTTTTTCTCAGTGCGCGAAGTGGGCGGGATCAGCGAACTGCTGACCCAATTGAATACCAAATTCGGCGCCGATTCCGGGATCACGAATTTCGTCCCGCGCTTAAGCGACTCCGCGTGGATGCCGCTCTCGGTGTTTCTCGTCTATATCTGCATGCAATGGTGGGCGCACAAATATTCCGACGGCGGTGGAAAGCATATCCAACGGATGGCCGCAGCCAAAGACGAAAAAAACGCCGTCTATGCCACGTTCTTTTTCGCCATCATGAATTACGCGTTCCAAGTCTGGCCGTGGATCCTCACTGCACTCTGCGCGTTAGTCATTTACGGTCGCGAAGTGGCCGATCCGGAAATGACCTATGTCTGGATGATCGGGCGGCAGATGCCGGCCGGGATGCTCGGCGTGATGTTCGTCACGATGCTTGCCGCGTATATGTCGACCATGTCGACGCATATCAATCTCGGCGGATCGTATTTCGTGAACGACATTTATAAACGCTTTATCACCCCGCAGGCCTCGGAACAGCACTACGTCCGCGTGGCGCGGATCTCGTCGCTGGTGTTGTTGGTGTTGGCCGTGATCATTGCGATGCAAATCAAGTCGGTCGGGAATGCGTGGAAGTTTGTGCTCGCGTTCGCCAGCGGCGCAGGCCTCACTTATGTAATGCGCTGGCTCTGGTGGCGCGTGAATGCTTGGACCGAAGTCACGGCAATGACCGTCTCCGGAGCCGTCGACTTGTGGGTCGAGGCCACGCATCCGAAGTGGCTCTATTCAACGAAGCTGATGGTCATCGTCGGCATCACCACCGTGGCGTGGCTCATTGTGACGTACCTCACGAAACCGGTCGACGACGCGACGTTGGTGCAATTTGTGAAGGATGTGCAGCCTGGAACGCCCGGCTGGCGCCGCATTTACGACAAGTACAACATTCCCTATGTGCCGTATGGGCGACGATCGCTGGTGAATTTCCTCGCCGGTGTCACGTTCTTCTTCGCGACGAACTTCGGGATGGGCGCGGTGTTGCTGCAAGACTACGGCAAAGGCGTCGCGATGCTGGCCGTCGCAGCAGTGCTCTTTTCATTCCTGATGCATCGCGTACAACACGACGCCCAAGCGCGCCAAACCATGGCGGCGACTGTCGATGCGGCGCGGGAGATGAAAAGACGGGCGATCGGAAAACGATGA
- a CDS encoding serine/threonine protein kinase, giving the protein MSPAFKPTPFGRYYLTHLLARGGMAEVYTAKAFGAGDFEKTVVVKKILPQFADDERFITMLSDEARVTVQLTHTHIVQLLDFGTVNGQYYIAMEYIDGVDLKDVVTAAHQCGAAVPADVIGVVMSAVCRGLDHAHRKTGKDGAPLGIVHRDLSPHNVLLSFAGEVKVADFGIAKAASNVTKTQTGEIKGKVAYMSPEQAAGAALDARTDIFSAGLVLYELFTGVPLFEGDSQLEILGRIKATHVNPEMLPDTIPAPWRPIVAKALAHDTTDRYASAGEFERAIAELLQQAPVVTSTRLPEYLHTLFAGRIADRDRVLEPPIDPSVRLQLASFSGRVIAAAPEDVAAGTGTQALQSKSVSLRQAVMQSAKRFYLAVCVVNIILSVAADFLKPLFALAPTLLIISIALAGGIYLFSLRKYRRSNPFQRVLQSKIGEVFVFFAISAGIWATITVLSIFTPPRGVLAAKIKPVGKYQEQLLRIEEEIADIKTTTQEIAAGVRDIRQAIDELGRSGTIIAKPKTPQEFYHNARQFTLAGRTGEAIEAYQAFLEAQPDFVDVHQSFQALLLNTAGAERAREVYATLQTERRDNIVIKMMNFRLRPKEAYLQGLRELRTAHPDFAPAHLALLQHIAAEGMARLTTAEWRDAEAAYVRLQQLDRQGQFKEFFLDKEALQKVYDELRRFDAMVVSFGGERLAQPVRFYINQGRSAVSVSVSPNDLPPEDILYNVDTAEPLLSMGLTAIINPLTNKPAANEQVQLQLAPGKHTIYAKYIDAKGVASPLFTHEFDVWPFRIDITPEPAASPDGTRSAELAFLEYLNHSFTTFYYSVDAPTLDQRTTQTRVTLQGLRAGPHSVYVQASNESGNKTAVFNQSIQLY; this is encoded by the coding sequence GTGTCGCCTGCGTTCAAACCAACACCGTTCGGTCGTTATTACCTGACGCATCTCCTCGCGCGCGGCGGGATGGCCGAAGTCTATACCGCCAAGGCGTTCGGCGCCGGCGATTTTGAAAAAACCGTCGTCGTTAAAAAAATCCTGCCGCAATTCGCCGACGACGAACGCTTCATTACGATGTTGTCCGATGAAGCCCGCGTCACCGTGCAGTTGACGCATACCCATATCGTCCAATTACTCGATTTCGGCACCGTGAATGGCCAGTACTACATTGCGATGGAGTACATCGACGGCGTCGATCTGAAAGATGTCGTCACTGCAGCGCACCAATGCGGCGCAGCGGTCCCTGCCGATGTCATCGGCGTGGTCATGAGCGCTGTGTGTCGCGGTCTCGATCACGCGCATCGCAAGACCGGCAAGGACGGCGCGCCGCTCGGGATCGTGCATCGCGATCTCTCTCCGCATAATGTGCTGCTGTCATTCGCCGGCGAAGTGAAAGTCGCCGATTTCGGGATCGCGAAGGCGGCGTCGAATGTCACCAAGACCCAGACCGGTGAGATCAAGGGAAAAGTGGCGTATATGTCGCCGGAACAGGCCGCGGGCGCTGCGCTGGATGCCCGCACGGACATTTTTTCCGCCGGCCTGGTGTTGTATGAACTGTTCACCGGAGTTCCGTTGTTTGAAGGCGATTCGCAGTTGGAAATCCTCGGTCGGATCAAGGCGACACATGTCAATCCCGAGATGCTGCCCGACACGATCCCGGCCCCGTGGCGCCCGATTGTGGCCAAGGCGCTGGCGCACGACACGACAGATCGATACGCGTCGGCCGGCGAATTCGAACGGGCGATTGCGGAGTTGTTGCAGCAAGCGCCCGTCGTCACGTCGACGCGCCTCCCCGAATATCTTCACACGCTCTTCGCCGGGCGGATCGCGGATCGCGACCGCGTGCTGGAACCGCCGATCGATCCATCGGTGCGGTTGCAACTGGCCAGTTTCTCCGGTCGCGTCATTGCCGCTGCCCCGGAGGACGTCGCCGCCGGCACCGGTACGCAGGCGCTGCAATCCAAGTCGGTCAGTCTGCGCCAAGCGGTCATGCAATCGGCGAAGCGGTTTTATCTCGCCGTGTGTGTCGTGAATATCATCCTCTCGGTCGCGGCCGATTTCCTGAAACCCCTGTTTGCGCTGGCGCCAACGCTGCTGATTATTTCGATCGCGTTGGCCGGCGGCATTTATCTCTTTTCGCTGCGCAAATATCGCCGCAGCAATCCGTTTCAACGCGTCCTGCAATCGAAAATCGGCGAAGTGTTCGTCTTCTTTGCGATCTCCGCCGGCATTTGGGCCACAATCACCGTCTTGTCGATCTTCACACCGCCGCGCGGCGTGTTGGCAGCCAAGATCAAACCGGTCGGGAAATACCAAGAGCAGTTGTTGCGGATCGAGGAAGAGATCGCCGATATCAAGACCACGACGCAAGAAATTGCGGCCGGTGTGCGCGACATCCGTCAAGCGATCGATGAGCTGGGCCGCAGCGGGACGATCATCGCGAAGCCGAAGACGCCGCAGGAGTTTTATCACAATGCGCGCCAATTCACGTTGGCCGGTCGGACCGGCGAAGCGATCGAGGCGTATCAAGCCTTTCTCGAGGCGCAACCGGACTTCGTGGATGTCCATCAATCCTTTCAGGCGTTGCTGCTGAACACTGCGGGCGCGGAACGGGCGCGCGAGGTCTATGCCACGTTGCAAACCGAACGTCGCGACAACATCGTCATCAAAATGATGAACTTCCGCCTGCGGCCCAAGGAGGCGTATCTGCAAGGGCTGCGGGAACTTCGGACCGCCCATCCCGATTTTGCGCCGGCGCATTTGGCGCTGTTGCAACATATTGCGGCCGAAGGGATGGCACGGCTTACGACGGCCGAATGGCGCGATGCCGAGGCCGCCTATGTTCGGCTCCAGCAGCTGGACCGGCAAGGGCAATTCAAGGAATTTTTCCTCGACAAGGAGGCCTTGCAAAAGGTCTACGACGAACTGCGCCGATTTGATGCCATGGTGGTCTCGTTTGGGGGAGAGCGGCTGGCGCAGCCGGTGCGATTTTATATCAATCAGGGCAGGTCGGCTGTCTCGGTCTCCGTCTCTCCCAACGACCTGCCGCCGGAAGATATCCTTTACAATGTCGATACCGCCGAACCGCTGCTCAGCATGGGATTGACGGCGATCATCAATCCGCTGACCAATAAACCCGCGGCCAACGAGCAAGTGCAGCTCCAATTGGCACCCGGCAAGCACACCATCTATGCCAAATATATCGACGCCAAAGGCGTAGCGAGTCCGCTGTTCACGCACGAGTTCGACGTCTGGCCGTTTCGTATCGACATTACGCCGGAACCGGCCGCGTCTCCCGACGGCACGCGCAGCGCGGAACTCGCATTCCTCGAATATCTGAATCACTCCTTCACGACATTCTATTATTCGGTCGATGCCCCGACGTTGGATCAGCGCACGACACAAACCCGCGTGACGTTGCAAGGGCTGCGCGCCGGACCTCATAGCGTCTACGTCCAAGCCTCGAACGAGTCCGGCAACAAGACTGCGGTCTTCAATCAGTCGATACAGCTCTATTAG
- a CDS encoding CPBP family intramembrane metalloprotease, translating to MHLGTPSHADPHVPRPGTALGLFVAILLLQILVSLLFRSTHFWASVLTGQLGAILLPTFALIWWRGYDRQRCIPFTCRSGMAWQQRCGTALLIICSAIVVVQLTELGIRWTKSIIQTTPLFEEQYAAWLHPTSVAHAGALLGALALLPAFTEELLFRGLLQGSFAHAYGARIGLLLSSALFAVAHGNLSFFHLYFGLGCYLGLLRLKSGALWWPILAHVTNNAWTLVSRHF from the coding sequence ATGCACTTGGGAACGCCGTCGCATGCTGATCCACATGTCCCACGGCCCGGCACTGCGTTGGGGCTCTTCGTTGCCATCCTCTTGCTCCAAATCCTGGTTTCGCTGCTGTTTCGTTCCACGCATTTTTGGGCGTCGGTGTTGACCGGGCAGCTCGGTGCGATCCTCTTGCCGACGTTTGCGCTGATCTGGTGGCGCGGCTACGATCGGCAACGCTGCATTCCATTCACATGTCGCAGCGGCATGGCGTGGCAACAACGCTGCGGCACCGCGCTGCTGATCATATGCAGCGCGATCGTGGTCGTGCAGCTCACAGAGCTCGGCATCCGGTGGACCAAGAGCATCATCCAAACAACGCCGCTGTTTGAAGAACAATACGCGGCGTGGCTCCACCCGACGTCCGTTGCCCATGCCGGCGCGTTGCTCGGCGCGCTGGCCCTCCTCCCGGCGTTCACTGAAGAATTGCTGTTTCGCGGCCTCCTCCAGGGCAGTTTCGCCCACGCGTATGGCGCACGGATTGGCTTATTGCTCAGCAGCGCGCTCTTCGCCGTCGCACACGGCAATCTCTCATTTTTCCATCTCTACTTCGGCCTCGGCTGCTACTTAGGCCTGCTGCGACTAAAGAGCGGGGCCCTCTGGTGGCCGATCTTGGCACACGTCACCAACAATGCCTGGACGTTAGTGAGTCGACATTTTTGA
- the mraZ gene encoding division/cell wall cluster transcriptional repressor MraZ: protein MFRGRFEHGLDGKGRLSIPARFREVLATQYDERLVITNFDGCLWAYPVKEWEVVEQKIAALPQFKDEVKALLRVFVSGATECPIDKAGRIQLPPTLREYAGIARDVVLVGTLRRIELWARERWTQVFSEAQGALKGLGEKLAELGL, encoded by the coding sequence ATGTTTCGAGGGCGCTTCGAACACGGGTTGGATGGAAAGGGTCGTTTGTCGATCCCGGCCCGGTTTCGGGAGGTGTTGGCGACACAATATGATGAGCGGCTCGTCATCACCAATTTCGATGGGTGTCTTTGGGCCTATCCGGTGAAAGAGTGGGAAGTCGTCGAACAGAAGATCGCCGCGTTGCCCCAATTCAAAGATGAAGTCAAAGCGTTGCTTCGCGTCTTCGTTTCCGGCGCCACCGAGTGCCCGATCGACAAGGCAGGGCGTATCCAGTTGCCGCCGACGTTGCGCGAGTATGCGGGCATTGCGCGCGACGTCGTGTTGGTCGGTACCTTGCGCCGGATCGAACTGTGGGCGCGCGAGCGCTGGACGCAAGTCTTCAGCGAGGCCCAAGGCGCGTTGAAGGGATTGGGCGAAAAGCTGGCAGAGTTGGGGTTATAA